A portion of the Cryptomeria japonica chromosome 5, Sugi_1.0, whole genome shotgun sequence genome contains these proteins:
- the LOC131875751 gene encoding cytochrome P450 72A397-like, giving the protein MHPDWQDQARSEVQQVCGNCHPKFETVNKLKTLGMILNEVIRLYPPIAVFRREIHKDTTLGGIAIPKGTQVIFPTLSFNHDTSLWGEDANEFKPERFSEGITKAAKDDSAAFIPFGYGLRSCVGKNYAMLETKVALAMILQRFSFVLSPGYVHAPTSFVTMFPQHGAPIILDNLHSDESTV; this is encoded by the exons ATGCATCCTGACTGGCAAGATCAAGCACGCTCAGAAGTACAACAAGTCTGTGGAAATTGCCATCCAAAATTTGAGACAGTAAACAAACTAAAAACT TTGGGAATGATTCTAAACGAGGTGATCCGGCTTTACCCACCAATTGCTGTGTTTCGTAGAGAAATCCACAAGGATACAACACTAGGAGGAATTGCAATCCCTAAAGGCACGCAGGTCATCTTTCCTACGCTTTCATTCAATCACGATACATCTCTTTGGGGAGAGGATGCAAATGAATTTAAGCCTGAGAGGTTTAGTGAGGGAATAACTAAGGCTGCTAAGGATGACTCTGCTGCATTTATCCCTTTTGGATATGGATTGAGGTCGTGTGTGGGCAAAAATTATGCTATGCTTGAGACCAAGGTTGCGCTTGCCATGATTTTGCAACGCTTCTCGTTTGTTCTTTCTCCAGGTTACGTCCATGCACCCACATCGTTTGTGACAATGTTTCCTCAGCATGGAGCTCCGATCATTCTTGATAACCTGCATTCAGATGAAAGCACGGTTTGA